The Nocardioides houyundeii genome includes the window CCAGCGTGCCACCGGTGGCGAGCATCGGGTCCAGCACGTAGCACTGGCGACCCGACAGGTCGTCGGGCAGCCGCTCGGCGTACGTCGCGGCCTCCAGCGTCTCCTCGTTGCGCACCATCCCGAGGAAGCCCACCTCGGCGGTGGGCAGCAGCCGCATCATCCCGTCGAGCATGCCGAGGCCGGCGCGCAGGATCGGCACCACCAGCGGCTTGGGGGTGGTGAGCTTGACCCCGGTGGTGACGGAGACCGGCGTGCTGATCTCCACCGGGTTGACCCGGACGTCCCGGGTGGCCTCGTAGGCCAGCAGGGTGACCAGCTCGTCGGTCAGGCGCCGGAAGGTCGGGGAGTCGGTCGAGGAGTCGCGGAGCGTGGTGAGCTTGTGGGCCACCAGCGGGTGGTCGACGACCTGGGTGCGCATAGCCGGGATCCTAGTCGACCCGGGACTCCGCTCCCGTGCTGGCGCCGGGCGCTTGGCCGGCGCCCACATCCGTGCGACTGTTGGACATTCCTGGCACCGACGTCGAAGGGTCGACCATGACGGGCGAAGCACTGGGCGAGGGCATCGACTTCGCGCTGGCCGCCTATCGCGAGGACGGGGTCTGGCAGCTGCAGGAGATCGCCGCCACCGCCCTCTCCTCAGTGGAGACCCTGGCCCACGGGCTGCGCCGCCTGCCCGCCGACAACGGCGTGCTGGGCATGGTCGCGATCGACGAGGACTTCTTCGTGCTGGTGCGGGTCACCGGGTCCCGGGTGGGGGTGCTGCTCTCCGACGTCACCGCGGCCACCGAGTGGGAGCTCGCCCAGTCGGCAGTGGACTTCCTGGGGCTCCCGCCGCCCGAGGACGACGACGACCAGGTGCCCGCCGGCGACCTCGGCCTGATCGGGGACCTGGGGTTGGCGGCGAGGGAGATGGGGGTCCTGCTCGACGACGTCGACCTCTACCCCGACGAGATGCTCTCCGACATCGCCGGCCGTCTCGGCTTCGGCCCTGAGTTCGACGACGTCGTCGGACTCAGGTCGGTCTGAGGTCGCCGCGGTGCTGGCACACCGGTGGGAGGAGGCGATGCGGTGCGCGCTGACCCAAGCCGAGATCGCCAAAATTGATGGTGACGTGCCCGTCGGCGCCGTCGTACTTTCCCCCGATGGTGTCGTGATCGGCACCGGACGCAACATTCGTGAGGCTGAGTCCGACCCGACCGGACACGCCGAGGTTGTGGCCCTCCGGGCAGCCGCTCGTTCCCGAGGCGAGTGGCGCCTGGAGGGCTGCTCTCTGGTGGTCACCCTGGAGCCGTGCACGATGTGCGCCGGAGCCGCCGTGCTCTCCCGGGTGCAGCGCATCGTCTTCGGCGCGTACGACGACAAGGCCGGCGCCGTCGGCAGCCTGTGGGACGTCGTACGGGACCGCAGGCTCAACCACCGACCCGAGGTGGTGCCCGGGGTGCTGGCCGCGGAGTCCACCCTGTTGCTGGATGAGTTCTTCCGCGCCCAGCGCGAGCCCGGGGGCGGCCTCAGCGGTTCTGGATGATCCCGCTGGTGGTCGGCTGGTAGGGGTTGAGCCCCTTGTCGATCGCGTACTGGCGCAGGTAGCCGTCCCGGCCGAGCACGTTGATCCGCTCCTGGATCTTGGCGGCCTCGGCCTTCTCGACCGCGACCTGGGCCTCGGCGGCCTTCTGCTTGGCCGCAGCCTCCGCCTCGGAGGCGCGGGCGCGGGCGACGGCTTCCTGCTGGGCGATCAGCGCGTCCTTGATCGCCTGCGGCGGCTCGGGCTTCTGCAGGGTGATCGCGAAGTTCTCGAAGAAGTCGACCTCGCCGTCGGTCTGCCGGTTGACCAGGTCGGGCAGCGCGGCGACCACGTCCGCCTCCCACTGGGCCTTCACGTTGGGGTCGGTGTAGAGGTCGGTGTAGGTGTACTTCTGACCGGCCCGGTCGATCGCGGTGTCCAGGGGGCGGGCGATGTAGACGCTGAGCATCCGGTTCCAGCCCGGCGAGCGCTCGTCACCATCCATGTAGGCGACGTACCGGTTGCCGATGAGGTCGTGGAAGCCGCGCAGCGCGTCGCAGTCGGTGTTGAGCATCAGGTTGGCGACGCCCTCGACGGTCATCTCGATGCCGTCCTTGGTGACGAAGGTGATCGGGGCGCCGTCGGAGTCACCGTTGTCGAAGACGAAGTTGGTCTGCGACGAGGGGTAGGAGTAGTGACGGTCGCCGGGCCCGTCCCACTGCCGGCGGGACGGCTCCACGCAGTCCTTGAACCGCTTCGGCGTGAAC containing:
- the upp gene encoding uracil phosphoribosyltransferase, encoding MRTQVVDHPLVAHKLTTLRDSSTDSPTFRRLTDELVTLLAYEATRDVRVNPVEISTPVSVTTGVKLTTPKPLVVPILRAGLGMLDGMMRLLPTAEVGFLGMVRNEETLEAATYAERLPDDLSGRQCYVLDPMLATGGTLAAAIRFLTDRGADHITAICLLVAPEGCTRLEEALADLTVPITVVTAAVDERLDERGYIVPGLGDAGDRLYGIAG
- a CDS encoding tRNA adenosine deaminase-associated protein, yielding MTGEALGEGIDFALAAYREDGVWQLQEIAATALSSVETLAHGLRRLPADNGVLGMVAIDEDFFVLVRVTGSRVGVLLSDVTAATEWELAQSAVDFLGLPPPEDDDDQVPAGDLGLIGDLGLAAREMGVLLDDVDLYPDEMLSDIAGRLGFGPEFDDVVGLRSV
- a CDS encoding nucleoside deaminase, producing the protein MRCALTQAEIAKIDGDVPVGAVVLSPDGVVIGTGRNIREAESDPTGHAEVVALRAAARSRGEWRLEGCSLVVTLEPCTMCAGAAVLSRVQRIVFGAYDDKAGAVGSLWDVVRDRRLNHRPEVVPGVLAAESTLLLDEFFRAQREPGGGLSGSG
- a CDS encoding SPFH domain-containing protein; translation: MAKQNDPSTPSGRGGRASRVLVLLGLVVVALLITLAFVRPTSVSTAPDQVALHYSDGAFTPKRFKDCVEPSRRQWDGPGDRHYSYPSSQTNFVFDNGDSDGAPITFVTKDGIEMTVEGVANLMLNTDCDALRGFHDLIGNRYVAYMDGDERSPGWNRMLSVYIARPLDTAIDRAGQKYTYTDLYTDPNVKAQWEADVVAALPDLVNRQTDGEVDFFENFAITLQKPEPPQAIKDALIAQQEAVARARASEAEAAAKQKAAEAQVAVEKAEAAKIQERINVLGRDGYLRQYAIDKGLNPYQPTTSGIIQNR